The following are encoded in a window of Armatimonadota bacterium genomic DNA:
- a CDS encoding HNH endonuclease, which translates to MHGEVLVLNSDYEPLNVCPVRRAVIMVVLGKAEMLHAMEEAAPLRADGSLLPPSVVKLRTHVRRPLPELKLSRRTIFARDQYTCQYCASTSRELTIDHVVPRRQGGSASWENLVCCCRKCNARKGDKLMHVVGMHLRRPPRRPRYVPYISLTKYLAGQSNSVWRTYLPTFPDVCN; encoded by the coding sequence ATGCATGGCGAGGTTCTGGTACTGAATAGCGATTACGAGCCGCTGAACGTCTGCCCGGTGCGGCGTGCCGTCATCATGGTTGTGCTCGGCAAAGCCGAGATGCTGCACGCCATGGAGGAGGCCGCGCCCCTCCGCGCCGATGGCAGCCTGCTGCCGCCGTCGGTAGTCAAACTGCGCACGCATGTGCGGCGCCCACTGCCGGAGTTGAAGTTGAGCCGGCGGACTATCTTTGCGCGCGATCAGTACACCTGCCAGTACTGCGCCAGCACGAGTCGTGAGTTGACGATCGACCATGTGGTGCCGCGACGCCAGGGTGGCAGCGCATCGTGGGAGAACCTGGTCTGCTGCTGCCGCAAGTGCAATGCGCGGAAGGGCGACAAGCTGATGCACGTGGTTGGCATGCACCTGCGGCGACCTCCGCGCCGCCCGCGCTACGTGCCCTACATCAGCCTCACCAAGTACCTCGCCGGTCAAAGCAACTCGGTGTGGCGCACGTATCTGCCAACGTTCCCAGACGTCTGTAACTAG